In Amycolatopsis endophytica, the following are encoded in one genomic region:
- a CDS encoding ABC transporter permease: protein MSTLQWTAHNSSVLTGRSIRHILRNPDQAMTAIFLPVALMLLFRYVFGGAIDTGGTAYIDYVIAGIIAISVTFNSTATTVGVTDDLTRGVVERFRSMPVSSTAVLTGHVVGSVVRNALSLAVMIGVGLLIGFSPGAGLGGWLAALGILLLFTLAISWVAAILGLLARSVEGAGGLGMVLVFVPYLSSAFVPPSTMPAGLRAVVEYQPVTPVVDSVRALLLDGPVGNAAWLAVLWWGAILVVAVPVAGALFRRRARV from the coding sequence ATGAGCACCCTGCAGTGGACGGCGCACAACTCGTCCGTCCTCACCGGACGGTCCATCCGGCACATCCTGCGCAACCCGGACCAGGCGATGACGGCGATCTTCCTGCCGGTCGCCCTGATGCTGTTGTTCCGCTACGTGTTCGGCGGCGCGATCGACACCGGCGGCACCGCCTACATCGACTACGTGATCGCCGGGATCATCGCGATCAGCGTGACGTTCAACTCGACCGCCACGACCGTCGGCGTCACCGACGACCTCACCCGCGGTGTCGTGGAGCGGTTCCGCTCGATGCCGGTGTCTTCCACCGCCGTCCTCACCGGGCACGTCGTCGGCTCCGTCGTCCGCAACGCGCTCTCGCTCGCCGTGATGATCGGCGTCGGACTGCTGATCGGCTTCTCGCCCGGCGCCGGCCTGGGCGGCTGGCTGGCGGCGCTGGGGATCCTGCTGCTGTTCACGCTGGCGATCTCGTGGGTCGCGGCGATTCTCGGACTCCTCGCGCGCAGTGTCGAAGGGGCGGGCGGGCTCGGCATGGTGCTGGTGTTCGTGCCCTACCTCAGCAGTGCGTTCGTGCCGCCCAGCACGATGCCCGCCGGTTTGCGTGCCGTCGTGGAATACCAGCCGGTGACACCGGTCGTCGACAGTGTCCGCGCGCTCCTGCTGGACGGGCCCGTGGGCAACGCGGCCTGGCTCGCGGTGCTGTGGTGGGGCGCGATCCTCGTGGTCGCGGTCCCGGTCGCCGGAGCACTGTTCCGCCGTCGCGCGCGGGTCTAA
- a CDS encoding pyridoxamine 5'-phosphate oxidase, which translates to MTTKLDAVRALAAGETGLATVAIARTDGTVQASVVNAGLLDDPVSGRPSVAFVAVGGARKLGLLRERGNATVVFRRGWNWAAIQGPARLIGPDDPDPGFDPAGLPGLLRDIFTAAGGTHDDWDTYDRVMAEERRCAVFVEASRISGPA; encoded by the coding sequence ATGACGACGAAACTCGACGCCGTCCGCGCGCTCGCCGCCGGGGAAACCGGCTTGGCGACGGTGGCGATCGCGCGGACGGACGGCACGGTGCAAGCCTCGGTGGTCAACGCGGGCCTGCTCGACGACCCGGTGTCCGGCAGGCCCTCGGTCGCGTTCGTGGCGGTCGGCGGGGCGCGCAAGCTCGGCCTGCTGCGCGAGCGCGGCAATGCGACGGTCGTGTTCCGGCGCGGCTGGAACTGGGCGGCGATACAGGGCCCGGCCCGCCTGATCGGACCCGACGACCCCGATCCGGGCTTCGACCCGGCCGGGCTGCCCGGGTTGCTGCGTGACATTTTCACCGCGGCGGGTGGCACCCACGACGACTGGGACACCTACGACCGCGTGATGGCCGAGGAACGGCGATGCGCGGTGTTCGTCGAGGCGAGCCGGATCTCCGGACCTGCATGA